In the Thermodesulfovibrio yellowstonii DSM 11347 genome, one interval contains:
- a CDS encoding LPS-assembly protein LptD, which yields MKIIISRHFLLFCIILFLFFIARISFATEIISETLEYFDEEKKIIAIGDVYMSDITFDLKAQKVIYYENTGDIEAYGDLYYDDDEITAWAEEGKLNRDKKTGLLKNALLHIKKQDMWIKASEIERLSEIKYKAKKATFSTCEPEPDTAQPWCFTGEFVDLVVDDTLTSKITTFKVKDVPILFSPVFWGPGGSTKKSGFLPFKFGNSNTRGVRLSPAYYLVIDSNKDATFYLDYFSKIGLGKGIEYRYMDFDTKGMWYGYQIKDRKLNKEYIELRGIHLQKFKGVDLLADLNYVNKNDFYREYGDVRSASNTFLFKEYGKDLAARYDRFLQSSLELSIPGVQSRFYLLGQGWKDLKEGGISPPGKAELGYVVYPYKLGQFNINFNTNLAEFYKEDGLKGQRFEISPQISHSMGDSVKLTQSLGLKETFYNLENTSPYEDTSHREMIQYNAKSFMRFYKRGENFTHLVEPFVEGVFIGVNGKPPILKDTEAIDDTALLRAGVYNKLNFKSFNIQARIAQVYDFRAKNEWDKLYPILFEGRISLWKISFGFDTYQNIAKKRMERFNSDISFSPDETTSFSLSERYTKDGALSPAYLWSPTLRDQYNSQEKEGGVKTYALAIAKKLSEKWSFTANLNYDAKGPGLRDSSLNIKYTQSCWATNIAITRRPVEIQGRKTSEFSFLVIFELKGLGPIRVYERSGSS from the coding sequence ATGAAAATTATTATCTCCAGGCATTTTCTTTTGTTTTGTATAATACTGTTTCTTTTTTTTATTGCTCGTATTTCCTTTGCTACAGAGATAATCTCTGAAACATTAGAATACTTTGACGAAGAAAAAAAAATTATTGCAATTGGTGATGTCTATATGAGCGATATAACCTTTGATCTTAAAGCACAAAAAGTAATTTATTATGAAAATACAGGTGATATAGAAGCCTATGGAGACCTTTACTATGACGATGACGAAATTACTGCATGGGCTGAAGAAGGAAAACTTAACAGGGATAAAAAAACAGGTCTTTTAAAAAATGCTCTTCTTCATATAAAAAAGCAGGATATGTGGATAAAAGCATCTGAGATTGAAAGGCTGAGCGAGATTAAATACAAAGCTAAAAAAGCAACTTTTTCAACTTGTGAACCAGAGCCAGATACTGCACAACCATGGTGTTTTACAGGGGAGTTTGTTGACCTTGTGGTTGATGATACATTAACATCAAAAATTACTACTTTTAAAGTCAAAGATGTGCCTATTCTTTTTTCTCCTGTGTTCTGGGGTCCTGGTGGAAGCACAAAAAAATCCGGATTTTTACCATTTAAATTTGGAAATTCAAATACTCGCGGAGTTCGTTTAAGCCCTGCCTATTATCTTGTGATTGATAGTAATAAAGATGCCACATTTTATCTTGACTATTTTTCAAAAATAGGACTTGGTAAAGGAATTGAATACAGATACATGGATTTTGATACAAAGGGGATGTGGTATGGATATCAGATCAAGGACAGGAAACTTAATAAAGAATATATTGAATTACGAGGAATTCATCTTCAGAAATTTAAGGGAGTTGACTTGCTGGCAGATTTAAACTATGTCAATAAGAATGATTTTTACAGGGAATACGGAGATGTTCGTTCAGCTTCAAATACATTTCTTTTTAAAGAATATGGGAAAGACCTTGCTGCAAGATATGATAGATTCTTGCAGTCTTCTCTGGAGCTTTCTATACCAGGGGTTCAATCAAGATTTTATTTGCTTGGACAAGGGTGGAAGGATTTAAAAGAAGGAGGTATAAGTCCTCCGGGAAAAGCAGAACTTGGATATGTTGTTTATCCATATAAACTTGGACAATTCAATATAAATTTCAATACTAATCTGGCTGAGTTTTATAAAGAAGACGGACTTAAAGGGCAAAGATTTGAGATAAGCCCTCAAATAAGTCATAGTATGGGAGATAGTGTTAAACTAACACAGAGCTTAGGATTAAAAGAAACTTTTTATAATCTTGAAAACACATCTCCTTATGAGGATACTTCTCATAGAGAAATGATTCAATATAATGCAAAAAGTTTTATGAGGTTTTATAAAAGAGGAGAAAATTTCACTCATCTGGTTGAGCCATTTGTGGAAGGAGTTTTTATAGGAGTTAATGGTAAGCCTCCGATTTTAAAAGATACTGAAGCAATTGATGACACAGCACTTTTAAGAGCTGGTGTGTATAACAAATTAAACTTTAAAAGTTTTAATATCCAAGCAAGAATTGCCCAAGTATATGATTTCAGAGCAAAAAATGAATGGGATAAGTTATATCCGATTTTATTTGAAGGAAGAATATCCTTATGGAAAATAAGTTTCGGATTTGATACATATCAGAATATAGCAAAAAAAAGAATGGAAAGATTTAACAGTGATATAAGTTTTTCTCCAGATGAAACAACATCTTTCTCATTAAGTGAACGATATACCAAAGACGGTGCACTTTCTCCTGCTTATCTCTGGTCTCCTACATTAAGAGACCAGTATAACTCACAGGAAAAAGAAGGGGGAGTTAAGACATACGCCTTAGCAATAGCCAAAAAACTTTCAGAAAAGTGGTCATTTACAGCAAATTTAAACTATGATGCTAAAGGTCCTGGATTAAGAGATAGCTCAT